The stretch of DNA GGCAAAAAACTGCGCCGTGATACCAAAAACAACTAAACATGAGAAAAGATCACGACTACGACTAGCGATCCTTAGCATAACCGACACAAGCGCTAAGAAAAGTGCTATAACCGATACCGACCCTACAAAGCCCCACTCCTCGGCCAACACAGAAAATACAAAGTCGGTCGTATGCTCCGGCAAAAATTCAAGTTGCGTCTGCGTGCCCTGTCCATACCCCTTGCCGAATAGCTCTCCGGAACCAACCGCTATCTTTGACTGTGTGATATGGTACCCGCTGCCCTGTGGGTCGCTCTCTGGATTTACTAATACGATGATACGCCGCTGCTGATATTCGTGCAGCGTGTGCCAGGCCGGATAAGCCAAAACAAGTAACGTCACCACTATCGTTAGCAACGCTTTCGGCCTCACCCCCATAAAAAGGATCTGCGCGATACCAACCGTACCGAGCGAGAGCGCGGTGCCGAGATCCGGCTGCTGCATAATAAGCCCCATCGGCAAAGCTATAACAATCGTCGGCACTATCAGCTCAACAAGCCGATACGCCTTACCATCGCGTGGAGGGCTCTGTGACAGCCTGCGCGCCATGGTAAGGATTAAACCAAGCTTCATAAACTCAGCAGGCTGCAGATTAGCCACCCCAAGATCGAGCCAGCGCCTAGAGCCGTTAACAACAACCCCAAATCCCGCCACCCCAAAAAGAAGCAGCATAGATAGCGCATACAGTATAAACGCATAATGATAAAATAACTGTGTCGGTATACTCATGCCGATCGCCATTAGGACGAGTCCAACGATGATATAAACCGCCTGTTTAAGACAGGCAGCGCTAGCAAACTCAAATGAAGCTACTCCAAAGAGATTTACCTCTGAGTCGGGATGATACCCAGCGCTATAGAGCACAACGAGACCACACAGCGATATCAGGAGCACGAGATAAAAAAGGGTCCAGTCAAAATGAGAGAGTAGTCTTCGATCAAATGCAATCATCGCACTATTCCTAAATACCCCTTAATTTATAGCTGCCGGGGAAGGAGCTGGGCGTGCAAGCTGCTTCCTAATCTTCGGTACAGCAGGAATCTCTTCTGGAACGCCAAAATACGCGGCAAATATCTTTCTAGCAACCGGAGCCGCTGCAGCCCCCCCATGCCCACCATTCTCTAGGATTACCGCCACAACAATCTGGGGCTTATCAGCTGGCGCATATGCAGCAAACCACGCATGGTCCTCATCTTTAATGCCCGATTCGCGCGAAGCTACCTGCGCCGTGCCGGTCTTCCCTCCTATCATGATGTGAAACTCCTTAGGCAATGCGGCCTTATGGCCAGTGCCGCGCCGATCCTCGACCACACCTACCATCGCTGCCTTTAGCTGCTCTAATATGGAGGGCTCCAGATCTACCGTTCTCACAACCTCCGGTTCAGCCGAGGCCTCCTCGAGCATACGACCATCTCCAGCAACGATCTTCTTTACAAGGCGTGGTCGGATAATCTTACCCCCGTTTACAACCGCTGCTAAGGCGCGTGCTATCTGGATCGGGGTTGTCGATACGGCACCCTGCCCTATAGCAACTGGTAAGGTCTCTCCTGGAAACCACCTCTTATCAGCGGGATTTTTAAAATAACTCGCCTTCCAAGCAGTTGATGGAACGATCCCTGAACTTTCCTCACCCTGCGTGATACCAGTAGGCTCTCCGAAGCCGAACATATCGTGAGCATAACGATAGATACGATCAACACCTAAACGTTGCCCAACGGTATAGAAGTAAACGTCACACGATTGAACGATCGCTTCAAAGAGATTTACCGAACCATGCCCAGAATGTTTGTGGCAGCGAAAAGCTCGCTTGCCAAATTTCAGATAGCCGGGGCATCTTATCTTTTCACTCGGTGTTATCACCCCCTCAGAAAGCGCCGCTGCTGCTACGAATATCTTGAATACCGATCCTGGAGGAAAAGCCCCTTGCAATATTCGATTTGAAAGTCTGTTGGCTTTTGGATCTATCAGATCACTCCAGGCCTCTTTTGAAATCTCAGTTGTAAAGATGGCGGGATGATAACGCGGGGCAGATGCAAGTGCTAGGATATCACCACTGCGCACATCCATAACAACAACACCCCCTTTTAGCCCCGTTAGCGCCTGATCCGCCACTGCTTGAATCTTGCGATCGATCGTTAGCATAACGTTGCTACCAGGCTTCTCCGCGTTCAGATATGCCTCGCCAATCCTATTACCAAGAGCATTGACGATCACAGCTTGTGAGCCTCGCTCTCCGCGGAGGTATCGTTCAAGGTTCGCTTCTACTCCGTACTGTCCAACTAGATCTCCCATCAGGTAGTTACTGTAGGCCGGGCTCTTTAACTGCTCACTTGAGACCTCACGGATATATCCAAGAACATGCGCCGACATCTCCCCATATAAATACTCACGGGTTGATACAACATTGATGGCGATACCAGGCAAGCGGTAGCGCTGTGCTGAGATCTTTGCGACCAGGTCGCGTGAAACATCGCGCATTAGTAACTTCGGCTCAAAACGTCTGCGCTTACCATCCTTTAAGACACGTTCCTGCAGAGGTCCAGGATCCTCTCCCACAATCAGCGCCAGATCCGCCACTGTCTGCTGCGGGTTAGGGCTATCTTCTATCACCAGATCGACGTTAAAGGAGGGGCGATTACGCACTAGCACCTCACCATTCCGATCGTAGATTATGCCCCGTGTCGGTGGGATGTAGATCATACGCAGGCGATTATTCTCAGATCTATCCCTAAAGAACTCGCCTCTAACGATCTGCAGATACCACAATCTTAATATAAGGATAGAGATGCATAGCAGCACAAAACCAAACGCTACCCAGATTCTGAAGGTATTATTTGGTGTTGAACGCTCGTAACTATTCACCATGTTTTACCAT from Pseudomonadota bacterium encodes:
- the rodA gene encoding rod shape-determining protein RodA, which produces MIAFDRRLLSHFDWTLFYLVLLISLCGLVVLYSAGYHPDSEVNLFGVASFEFASAACLKQAVYIIVGLVLMAIGMSIPTQLFYHYAFILYALSMLLLFGVAGFGVVVNGSRRWLDLGVANLQPAEFMKLGLILTMARRLSQSPPRDGKAYRLVELIVPTIVIALPMGLIMQQPDLGTALSLGTVGIAQILFMGVRPKALLTIVVTLLVLAYPAWHTLHEYQQRRIIVLVNPESDPQGSGYHITQSKIAVGSGELFGKGYGQGTQTQLEFLPEHTTDFVFSVLAEEWGFVGSVSVIALFLALVSVMLRIASRSRDLFSCLVVFGITAQFFANILINIGMVVGLMPVVGIPLPLISYGGSALLSLMFGLGIVQGVSMRRSMFRSG
- the mrdA gene encoding penicillin-binding protein 2; translation: MVNSYERSTPNNTFRIWVAFGFVLLCISILILRLWYLQIVRGEFFRDRSENNRLRMIYIPPTRGIIYDRNGEVLVRNRPSFNVDLVIEDSPNPQQTVADLALIVGEDPGPLQERVLKDGKRRRFEPKLLMRDVSRDLVAKISAQRYRLPGIAINVVSTREYLYGEMSAHVLGYIREVSSEQLKSPAYSNYLMGDLVGQYGVEANLERYLRGERGSQAVIVNALGNRIGEAYLNAEKPGSNVMLTIDRKIQAVADQALTGLKGGVVVMDVRSGDILALASAPRYHPAIFTTEISKEAWSDLIDPKANRLSNRILQGAFPPGSVFKIFVAAAALSEGVITPSEKIRCPGYLKFGKRAFRCHKHSGHGSVNLFEAIVQSCDVYFYTVGQRLGVDRIYRYAHDMFGFGEPTGITQGEESSGIVPSTAWKASYFKNPADKRWFPGETLPVAIGQGAVSTTPIQIARALAAVVNGGKIIRPRLVKKIVAGDGRMLEEASAEPEVVRTVDLEPSILEQLKAAMVGVVEDRRGTGHKAALPKEFHIMIGGKTGTAQVASRESGIKDEDHAWFAAYAPADKPQIVVAVILENGGHGGAAAAPVARKIFAAYFGVPEEIPAVPKIRKQLARPAPSPAAIN